In Drosophila subpulchrella strain 33 F10 #4 breed RU33 chromosome 3R, RU_Dsub_v1.1 Primary Assembly, whole genome shotgun sequence, the following are encoded in one genomic region:
- the LOC119546263 gene encoding DNA-binding protein modulo — MAQKKAVAAKGKKAANRVVKKVQEEEENVVAQSPSKKTRKQPVKEVPQSSEEESEAEVQNDDQAEDDSDSEAEDLLDDEAEEDEEDESEDEEDDDEVEPGEVSNSAVADEEDDSDDDEAPAEEPVSKGKETKKPGKSNTDESDKKSGIPKVRVGKIPPGTPKNTIIFATNLPKEYKHPDLVALFSKFGPISTVTRFPPKNGISSVLIAFDTPAAAEAALQAKPKALTLGNKALTISQPKDRDALNERTVVVSLIGPKVTTDELKAFFEKVAPVESVTLSANRLNPKAFVRLVSVDDIPKVLKLHSTEFYSRFITVQPMSAKSALRTGELTLVVENLGKHESYNADALEKIFKKFGEVDNLDVVCSKTVLAFVTFKQPEAATKALDQLQGKTVNNLELKLLRFERSSSGKAILVTNLSIDTTEADLRKVFNESGEIESIQMLKNKAVVKFTNEDAFCKSFLANEKIVNKLPIFIEPNSLLKHRLLRKRSAIAHSQAPPQFQKNGNNKFGKKPFNKRPAQENGGNPFAKRGKF; from the exons ATGGCCCAAAAGAAAGCCGTAGCCGCCAAGGGCAAGAAGGCCGCGAACAGGGTGGTGAAGAAGGTGCAGGAAGAGGAGGAAAACGTGGTCGCCCAGTCGCCCTCCAAGAAGACCAGGAAGCAGCCTGTGAAGGAAGTGCCGCAGTCCAGCGAGGAGGAGTCCGAGGCCGAGGTCCAGAATGACGACCAAGCTGAGGACGACAGCGACTCCGAG GCCGAAGATTTACTCGACGACGAGGCCGAGGAAGATGAAGAGGACGAAAGTGAGGATGAGGAAGATGATGACGAGGTGGAGCCTGGTGAGGTTTCTAACAGCGCAGTCGCGGATGAGGAAGACGACTCCGACGATGATGAGGCACCTGCAGAGGAACCAGTGTCCAAGGGCAAGGAAACTAAAAAACCAGGAAAATCCAACACTGACGAGTCGGATAAAAAGAGTGGAATTCCCAAAGTACGCGTTGGCAAGATTCCCCCAGGAACGCCAAAAAATACAATCATATTTGCCACAAACCTACCAAAAG AATACAAACACCCGGACCTGGTTGCCTTGTTTTCCAAATTTGGACCGATTTCCACAGTGACTCGTTTTCCTCCTAAGAATGGCATCAGTTCAGTCCTTATCGCCTTTGATACACCAGCCGCAGCAGAAGCTGCTCTGCAGGCCAAACCCAAGGCGCTGACCCTTGGAAACAAGGCTCTGACCATATCCCAGCCGAAGGACAGGGACGCTTTAAACGAACGCACGGTGGTGGTTAGCCTGATTGGACCCAAAGTCACCACGGATGAGTTGAAGGCCTTTTTCGAGAAAGTAGCTCCCGTGGAGTCGGTGACCTTATCCGCTAACCGCTTAAACCCCAAAGCCTTTGTACGTTTGGTGTCAGTCGACGACATCCCCAAGGTCCTTAAACTGCACAGCACCGAATTCTATTCTCGCTTCATCACAGTGCAACCAATGTCTGCCAAGAGTGCGTTAAGAACCGGTGAACTTACCCTGGTTGTAGAAAATTTGGGCAAACATGAGTCATACAACGCTGACGCCCTGgagaagatttttaaaaagttcgGGGAAGTGGACAATCTAGATGTTGTGTGCAGCAAGACAGTCTTAGCCTTTGTCACGTTTAAGCAGCCGGAAGCCGCCACTAAGGCTCTGGACCAACTCCAGGGGAAGACTGTTAACAATTTGGAGCTGAAACTGTTGCGCTTTGAACGCAGCTCCTCGGGGAAGGCGATTCTTGTGACGAACTTGTCGATAG ATACCACTGAAGCCGACCTGCGGAAAGTGTTTAACGAGAGCGGCGAAATTGAGAGCATCcagatgttaaaaaacaaggcCGTAGTGAAGTTCACGAATGAGGACGCTTTCTGCAAATCTTTCTTGGCCAACgaaaaaattgtaaacaaaCTTCCCATTTTTATCGAGCCCAACTCGCTGCTAAAGCACAGATTGTTAAGGAAACGTTCCGCTATTGCGCACTCCCAAGCACCCCCCCAGTTCCAGAAGAATGGGAACAATAAGTTCGGCAAGAAACCCTTTAACAAGCGTCCGGCACAGGAAAATGGTGGCAATCCTTTCGCGAAGAGGGGAAAGTTTTAG